Proteins encoded by one window of Anopheles maculipalpis chromosome 2RL, idAnoMacuDA_375_x, whole genome shotgun sequence:
- the LOC126557301 gene encoding uncharacterized protein LOC126557301, whose product MANRCPPTSLASPSTPETKPTAQPTLSTPAIAPSPSSLSSAGVAAFGEISRPRPVAVTSRTIGGTVVGGLIGKFECTRSDSAADVKVTANTCRASDNALITTRDCPIARGSSPPTGTGGTGVVVGFRETVTGNRNECSDKTTTMGVGRTGGRLGNRSGERVNSEMDACVHRTRERQRKTVVYSRLCLDDALLGDVQLLELENRKTSATAIGEQSNQRDAEWSAGQTEVIRFPCVERLIELYANIIRQKEAEVQRFMSSIVRNGDKSRLDKGVSSSAEERRRRAPEDGGSHGSKLQQGDIHKEPALPASVSLESLSRTKTELAPDLVGDCMRTSSAQSIEEAVRVSRTEESSSPAQSDEGWRSSTQPSPYGSSDEEERPLQVEEEPNTDAMKNRDKVTRSSSSDSALGLDDDLSQQEQQQMIASVGKVRRLTLGVSDIPLRSALLPVPEPSTLPSLTAATTEHCPTVVRSKMILEAQLIELPLADGIGGTSDQSGTQQLGCPPSTSVSRRESAQSYISDIGEGVRYVRTPSVVVSDYSDDTMCGITLEEIEYFRRHRLRRGSADCESDISAASSCSNLNYCGSSISALDGCEYQCGLRTPERKVSDCSTCSTVSCDEDEGYSVVRSKLASLSLPSDPVPEETEISAKSEPPVSSTPHINGATSEGAVNELGDVRVCSKKKVSHEAKHSE is encoded by the coding sequence ATGGCCAACAGGTGCCCTCCAACATCACTCGCATCACCTTCCACACCAGAGACGAAACCGACAGCACAGCCAACATTGTCCACGCCCGCAATCGCACCATCACCGTCATCGCTATCCAGTGCGGGAGTGGCAGCGTTTGGGGAAATCTCAAGGCCTCGCCCGGTAGCGGTTACAAGCCGTACCATAGGCGGTACGGTGGTTGGCGGCCTAATTGGAAAGTTTGAATGCACCAGGTCCGATTCTGCTGCTGACGTCAAAGTGACAGCAAACACTTGTCGAGCGAGCGATAACGCGCTTATCACTACTAGGGACTGTCCCATCGCACGCGGATCGAGCCCGCCGACGGGTACAGGCGGTACCGGTGTGGTCGTCGGGTTCCGGGAGACTGTGACCGGTAACCGTAACGAATGTTCTGATAAGACCACCACCATGGGCGTCGGTAGGACGGGTGGTCGGCTAGGGAATCGGTCCGGTGAGCGGGTGAATTCAGAGATGGATGCCTGTGTACATAGAACCCGCGAGCGTCAACGAAAAACGGTCGTCTACAGTCGTCTTTGTTTGGACGATGCATTGCTCGGAGATGTGCAACTGCTGGAGTTGGAAAACCGAAAGACAAGCGCCACGGCGATCGGTGAGCAATCCAATCAGCGGGACGCCGAATGGTCGGCGGGACAGACGGAAGTGATCCGTTTTCCGTGCGTAGAGCGACTGATCGAACTGTACGCAAACATCATCCGCCAGAAGGAGGCTGAAGTGCAAAGATTTATGAGCAGTATTGTAAGGAACGGTGATAAAAGTCGATTAGATAAGGGCGTGTCATCGTCGGCGGAGGAACGCCGGCGACGGGCTCCGGAGGATGGTGGGTCGCACGGGAGCAAATTACAGCAAGGTGACATACACAAGGAACCCGCGCTACCTGCGTCAGTATCGCTGGAATCGTTGTCACGTACGAAGACGGAATTGGCTCCAGACTTGGTGGGTGATTGCATGCGCACTAGTTCGGCACAGTCCATCGAAGAAGCGGTACGCGTCAGTCGCACGGAAGAAAGCTCCAGCCCTGCTCAATCGGATGAAGGTTGGCGCAGCAGCACACAGCCCAGCCCGTACGGTTCTAGTGACGAAGAGGAACGCCCACTACAGGTGGAGGAAGAACCCAACACAGACGCGATGAAGAATCGGGATAAAGTAACGCGTTCGTCTAGCTCGGATTCCGCCCTCGGTCTGGACGATGATCTCAGCCAGCAGGAACAGCAACAGATGATCGCTAGCGTCGGTAAGGTGCGAAGACTTACGCTTGGCGTGTCGGACATTCCGCTACGTTCGGCGTTACTACCAGTACCGGAACCCTCCACGTTACCGAGCTTGACGGCAGCAACTACGGAACACTGTCCTACGGTGGTTCGCAGCAAGATGATTCTAGAAGCTCAGCTTATCGAATTACCCCTCGCCGATGGGATCGGCGGAACGTCCGATCAATCCGGAACACAGCAACTAGGTTGCCCACCAAGCACGTCCGTATCGCGACGCGAATCTGCCCAAAGCTACATCAGTGATATAGGCGAAGGTGTTCGCTACGTCCGAACGCCGTCAGTGGTGGTATCGGACTACTCGGATGATACGATGTGTGGTATCACGCTGGAGGAAATTGAGTATTTCCGGCGGCACAGGTTACGGCGTGGTTCGGCCGACTGTGAGTCGGACATAAGTGCGGCCTCTTCGTGCAGCAACCTAAACTACTGTGGATCGTCGATTAGTGCGCTGGACGGATGCGAGTACCAGTGTGGATTGCGGACGCCCGAACGGAAGGTGTCCGATTGCTCGACGTGTTCCACGGTTAGCTGTGATGAGGATGAAGGCTACtcggtggtacgatcgaaactTGCCAGCCTCAGCCTACCGTCCGATCCGGTGCCGGAGGAGACGGAAATTTCCGCAAAGTCAGAACCGCCGGTTAGCAGCACACCGCACATTAATGGTGCAACGTCGGAGGGCGCTGTTAATGAGCTGGGTGATGTTCGAGTAtgcagcaaaaagaaggttaGTCATGAAGCCAAACATTCTGAATAG